The genomic DNA AAATTACCCACCTTATTTCCATATGTATTTACAAAGTTATCACTAATTCCAAAAACATCTTTTCCAAAATAACCAGAAAAGAAGACACTATTCCTATCATTTATACGATAGTTGATCTTCATATTTAAATCATAAAAATACGCTGTATTATCATTGTCAAAAAGCGGCAAAAAGAGATGTGCATAAGAAGATCTACCACCTATTAAAAAAGAGATTTTTTCTTTTTTAATAGGGCCTTCAATTAATAATCTAGAAGAAACTAAACCAATACCGCCAGTAACATTAAAATCTTTACTGTTTCCTTCTTTTTGATAAATGTCTAATACAGAAGACAACCTTCCGCCGTATTTAGCAGGAATACCACCTTTGTATAATTTTACGTTTTTAATTACATCTGGATTAAATACAGAGAAAAAACCAAATAAATGAGAAGAATTAAAGACAATTGCTTCATCTAATAAAATTAAATTTTGATCTGCTGCACCACCTCTTACATTAAAACCAGAAGCACCTTCACCAGCACTTGTAACCCCTGGTAGAAGTATAAGTGATTTTATAATGTCGGCTTCTCCCAGAACCACTGGAATCTGTTTGATAGTGGATGACGTTAAATTATTAACGCTCATTTGTGGCGTTTTTAAATTCAGTATTTCAATATTACTTTCTATTATAATTTCATCTAAACTTTGTGATTCTTCTTCTAGCTTAAAGTTTTTTGATATTTTTTCTGAAAGTTCTAATGGTTCTATAATTGTGGTATAGCCTAAATAGCTAATCTGTAATTTATAATTTCCTTTGGGTATTGTAATCGAGTAAAAACCATATTCATTTGTGGTTGTACCAGAATTTAATTCAGGAATATAAATGGAAACCCCAATTAAAGTCTCATTATTAGAGTTGTCATAAACAGTTCCGCTAAGTGTAATTTTTTCTTGACTGAGCATTGGTAAACTCATCAAAAAAAAGAGTAGCAGCAATTTTTTTAAGTATAACATTTTTTGTTCAATTGTTAGTTAAATATCTTCAACAAAAATACGACTCTTAAGTGATATTAAAATGTTAAAATTAATTTTTTGAAAAGATTCTAGTTATATATAATATCATTTACTTCTATCTTTTTATTTTTAATGAAATCATACAATGTTAGTCTTCTTAATGTGTAGTAGTCTACCCAAAATTTCTCTAAAGAGTTTAAGTATTGTAAAACAGACCGGTCTTTTTCTTGAAGTGCTAAATTTAAATCTGTTATTGTTATTTTTCCTAAAATAAATCTCTTTTTCGTAATATCATACCTTCTAATAGCAATTTCTTGTGCTTTTCTAGAAGTTTCTAAAAAATTACGTTGATTTTTCCAATTCAAGACATGTAAGTAAATTTCTTGTTCAAACTCTTGTTCATCTTGCTCTATATTTGTGTTTACGAGCTCTTTATTTGCTTCCACCAGTTTTCTTCTAGATTTGGAAACACCCCAATCTAAAATTGGTATATTCAAAGAAACTTTTACTATTTGTTGTTGATTATAATCCATAAACAAATCATTAAAAACACTTCCTTGTTGCGATACGCCAAAATTAGCATCTAACCTAAGTTTTAATCTATTGTTCCCTTTTACTTGGGCAACTTCCTTTTCTGCTTGTAAACGTTTTCTTCTAAACTCTATAACAGCTTTTCTATTCGAGTTGGCTTCTTCTAATGCTTTTTCTACTGTAACAGTAAATATGGTTAACTCTTTAGGTATATTTAATAGTATATTTTCTGTTTCTAAAGCCAAATAACGAGATAAGTTTTGAGAACTTCTCTTCAAAGAAATTTCATTTGTTGTTACGTTGTTTTTAGAATTCAACACAGATAATTCGATCTGAAGTAAATCGTTTTCTGCAATTTTCCCCATTCTAAATCTTCCTTTAGCTATTTGAAATAATGTATCTTGATTTGATAAATTAGAAATCGCAATTTTTGTTTGCATTTGAGCTTTTAATAAAGCAAAATACTTTCTAGAAGTATTTAAAGAGATCTGTTCCATCCTTTCTATAAATTCTCGTTTTGCTTCTTCGTAAATTAAAGGTTCAATTTTTTTATTCCATTTAAATTCATTGTAAAATAAAGAATTTTGACTGTAATTTATTGAGAAAGGAATTACTGCAAATCTTTTACTGTTATCAGAAAAACGATCTATTCTTTCTAGTTGAGAACTAAATGATAATGTACCACCTGTAAAAGCAATATTTTGATCTAAAGACAATACACCTTCTAGTCTAGATTGGTTTGTTTTTACAAATATATCTTCTCCGTTATCATTTGTAAGTCTATTAATTGAATTTGAATAAGATGGTAAAGTAGCTTTTAATCCTAATTGAGGTAAAAAGCTGGCTTTATAATTTCTGTAACGCCAATAACTTGCTTGGTTTTGGTTTAACAATGTTTTATAATCTGGAGATTTTTCTTGCGCAATTGCAATTGCTTGTTCTAATGTAATCGCCTTTTTTACTTGTCCAAAATTGATTCCTGTTATAAGAAAGCAAAGTAATATAATAATTTTTTTCATAGTTTTATTCATGTCTAATAGCTTCTATAGGACTTTTGTTAGCAGCGGCTTTTGCAGGAGCAATTCCGAAAATTAAGCCAACAAGAGTGGCTACAAAAAAGGATAATAAGATGGAACTTAAAGATAAAATGGTTTCAATACCGGTAGTAATTTCGAGAATATAGGAGGCAAAAATACCTAAGAATATTCCTACAATTCCGCCACCAACACTTACTAAAACAGATTCTGTTAAGAATTGTAGAATTACATCTTCTTGTGTTGCCCCAATTGCTCTAATAATTCCAATTTCTTTGGTTCTCTCTAAAACGGATGCTAGCATAATATTCATAATTCCAATACCACCAATTAATAAAGAAATTCCTGCAATTATACTTAGTACAATATTAAATATTTGTTTGGTTTTTTGTTGTTGCTTTAACAATTGAATAGGAATAGAAATTTCAAAATCTAACATATCATTATGCCTTCTTTTTAACATTCTACTCAAAACATCTGCAGTTGCATTTAATTCTGTTGAATTATTAACTTGTACAACTAATTTGTCTATTTGATGATAATTACCTCTTGGGATTCTCTTCTTAGGGCCTTGTTGATTTCCG from Polaribacter sp. ALD11 includes the following:
- a CDS encoding TolC family protein, yielding MKKIIILLCFLITGINFGQVKKAITLEQAIAIAQEKSPDYKTLLNQNQASYWRYRNYKASFLPQLGLKATLPSYSNSINRLTNDNGEDIFVKTNQSRLEGVLSLDQNIAFTGGTLSFSSQLERIDRFSDNSKRFAVIPFSINYSQNSLFYNEFKWNKKIEPLIYEEAKREFIERMEQISLNTSRKYFALLKAQMQTKIAISNLSNQDTLFQIAKGRFRMGKIAENDLLQIELSVLNSKNNVTTNEISLKRSSQNLSRYLALETENILLNIPKELTIFTVTVEKALEEANSNRKAVIEFRRKRLQAEKEVAQVKGNNRLKLRLDANFGVSQQGSVFNDLFMDYNQQQIVKVSLNIPILDWGVSKSRRKLVEANKELVNTNIEQDEQEFEQEIYLHVLNWKNQRNFLETSRKAQEIAIRRYDITKKRFILGKITITDLNLALQEKDRSVLQYLNSLEKFWVDYYTLRRLTLYDFIKNKKIEVNDIIYN